One region of Primulina tabacum isolate GXHZ01 chromosome 1, ASM2559414v2, whole genome shotgun sequence genomic DNA includes:
- the LOC142543307 gene encoding uncharacterized protein LOC142543307 isoform X2 → MKMEVEKRGIKGGFSQLLDWNSKSRKKLFSSKPEVPDAKSSNPVKENFCESVIARPQPGPKHGFAPNTRVHIDDHNASSVTGDLEAGTKAPGVVARLMGLDSLPSTNFNDPCCTPFMESRTVRVSSYLRAVPTSQSEHDIVVFENVRNKLDGLTQNPLDLRMQKVHSRPVERFQSEVMPPKSAKPISITHHRLLSPIKSPGFIPRKNAVYIIEAATKIIERSPRPGIKEKPPSLVSSSPPIRIRDLKEKMEAAQRSYISSDSSQKNKEQNFVKNKKKQLSVEDLGQSKDSFLHEGSEESKRVNSRRVRSKEKSVLLAVQAKANIQIKDKLTPVSNISPEKQKEIRDAKPGLLSGNMPSRQQKVEKKSSSRRPSEVLKPNHQKQNFVFLKDTEKFEPSFPDFKNRKESNLSVDYVDGRKVIKTVNKIVVNGVVTSRTANSVAADPVKPISSSKTKSSKTRRLIQRNTQFGGSVPLKSSSLKDEKSGKCNRASESNSKWDAMDKKSLDVVSFTFTSPIKKSGFNGISGDALSVLLEQKLKELTSRVELSQQDSSEFSSSVNISTSVNLLNSLPVDEDVCQGQQETKNLNGCSSVNKPFLRGEKENKGLVDMDKEGSDGKIESQRHVSLQMSGSFASLPSFSGSSCYPFDFGRNVIMEGRMQCLSPESYEGTNWSLTGKSHLSECDVEISDTASSVSVGTLCETVTSSLYATDLKDTRFWELHYIKAIFESAESMLEDFALGQAAHTIIPPNIFSQLEDQLTDSNKLTEDHFVLERKLLFDRVNEYLETDIKIVIAGSCKTWAKQTALSYRKQWFAEELYREISRWQLADEVMVDELVDKDMSSKNGKWVDFGIEACEEGKEMEERILSSLVDDLIADFLS, encoded by the exons ATGAAAATGGAGGTTGAAAAGCGAGGAATAAAAGGTGGATTTTCTCAGTTGCTCGACTGGAACAGTAAATCTCGAAAGAAACTATTCTCTAGCAAACCTGAAGTACCTG ATGCCAAGAGTTCGAATCCAGTTAAGGAAAATTTTTGTGAGTCCGTGATTGCACGACCTCAGCCG GGACCAAAACATGGATTTGCTCCAAATACTAGAGTTCACATTGATGATCATAATGCTTCGTCAGTGACTGGTGATTTAGAAGCTGGAACAAAAGCACCTGGGGTAGTGGCACGTCTGATGGGACTGGATTCATTGCCCTCTACAAATTTTAATGATCCTTGTTGTACTCCTTTTATGGAGTCTCGCACTGTCAGAGTTTCGAGTTACTTGAGGGCTGTTCCTACATCTCAAAGCGAGCATGATATTGTAGTATTTGAGAATGTGCGAAACAAATTGGATGGACTAACTCAGAATCCTTTAGACCTGCGGATGCAGAAGGTTCACAGCCGACCAGTCGAAAGGTTTCAAAGTGAAGTTATGCCACCCAAATCTGCTAAACCTATATCCATTACTCATCACAGACTCTTATCTCCCATTAAAAGCCCTGGATTCATCCCACGTAAAAATGCAGTTTATATAATTGAGGCAGCTACCAAAATCATCGAACGAAGTCCACGGCCTGGCATTAAAGAAAAGCCGCCATCACTTGTGTCTTCATCTCCTCCAATTAGAATTCGGGACTTGAAGGAAAAGATGGAGGCTGCCCAGCGATCATATATATCATCTGATTCATCGCAGAAAAACAAAGAGCAAAATTTTGTTAAGAATAAGAAGAAACAACTTAGTGTTGAAGATCTGGGCCAATCAAAGGACAGCTTCCTGCACGAAGGTTCTGAAGAATCTAAAAGAGTTAACTCCCGAAGAGTAAGGAGCAAGGAAAAATCGGTCTTGCTTGCAGTCCAGGCAAAGGCCAACATTCAGATAAAGGATAAGTTAACTCCAGTTAGTAACATAAGTcctgagaagcagaaagaaatTCGTGATGCCAAACCTGGACTTCTCAGTGGGAATATGCCAAGTAGGCAACAGAAAGTGGAGAAGAAAAGTTCATCCAGAAGGCCTTCTGAGGTGCTCAAACCTAACCATCAGAAGCAGAATTTTGTATTTCTCAAAGACACAGAAAAATTTGAACCTTCATTTCCAGACTTTAAAAACAGAAAAGAGTCTAATTTGTCAGTTGATTATGTAGATGGGAGGAAGGTCATTAAGACTGTAAATAAAATTGTTGTTAATGGCGTTGTAACATCGAGGACAGCAAATTCAGTGGCTGCTGATCCCGTAAAACCAATTTCATCTTCAAAAACAAAATCTTCAAAGACAAGAAGATTAATCCAGCGGAATACTCAATTTGGTGGTAGTGTTCCTCTGAAATCATCGTCTTTAAAAGATGAAAAGTCTGGAAAGTGTAATAGAGCATCTGAAAGTAATTCTAAATGGGATGCAATGGACAAGAAAAGTTTGGATGTTGTGTCATTCACATTTACATCTCCAATCAAAAAGTCAG GGTTTAATGGCATTAGTGGAGATGCTTTAAGTGTGCTTTTGGAACAAAAGCTCAAAGAATTAACATCTAGGGTTGAGTTGTCGCAGCAAGACTCGTCTGAGTTTTCTAGTTCTGTAAACATTAGTACCTCTGTCAATTTGTTGAATTCATTGCCAGTTGATGAAGATGTATGCCAAGGCCAACAGGAAACCAAGAACCTCAATGGTTGCTCTTCTGTCAACAAACCTTTCCTCAGAGGGGAGAAAGAAAACAAG GGACTAGTAGACATGGACAAGGAAGGTAGCGACGGCAAAATTGAAAGTCAGAGACATGTCAGTTTGCAAATGTCCGGTTCATTTGCCAGTCTGCCTTCTTTCTCAGGATCTAGCTGCTACCCGTTTGATTTTGGCAGAAATGTAATAATGGAAG GTAGAATGCAATGTTTATCCCCTGAATCTTATGAGGGGACGAATTGGAGCTTGACAGGGAAATCCCACCTATCTGAATGTGATGTGGAAATATCAGATACCGCCTCATCAGTCTCTGTGGGGACTCTATGTGAAACTGTTACTTCAAGCTTATATGCAACAGATTTGAAGGATACGCGATTCTGGGAGTTGCATTATATTAAAGCTATATTTGAAAGCGCAGAATCGATGCTAGAAGATTTTGCATTGGGACAAGCAGCTCACACGATCATACCTCCCAACATCTTTAGCCAGTTAGAGGATCAACTCACTGACTCAAACAAACTTACGGAAGATCATTTTGTTCTTGAACGTAAGCTACTGTTTGACCGTGTGAACGAATATCTGGAAACCGATATCAAGATAGTTATTGCTGGAAGTTGCAAAACCTGGGCTAAACAAACAGCACTTTCCTATAGGAAGCAATGGTTTGCTGAAGAATTGTACAGGGAAATATCAAGGTGGCAATTGGCAGATGAAGTGATGGTGGATGAGCTGGTAGACAAGGACATGAGTTCAAAAAATGGGAAATGGGTCGATTTCGGAATCGAAGCGTGTGAAGAAGGTAAAGAAATGGAGGAAAGAATATTGAGTTCTTTGGTTGATGACTTGATTGCTGATTTCTTATCCTGA
- the LOC142543307 gene encoding uncharacterized protein LOC142543307 isoform X1 — MKMEVEKRGIKGGFSQLLDWNSKSRKKLFSSKPEVPDAKSSNPVKENFCESVIARPQPGPKHGFAPNTRVHIDDHNASSVTGDLEAGTKAPGVVARLMGLDSLPSTNFNDPCCTPFMESRTVRVSSYLRAVPTSQSEHDIVVFENVRNKLDGLTQNPLDLRMQKVHSRPVERFQSEVMPPKSAKPISITHHRLLSPIKSPGFIPRKNAVYIIEAATKIIERSPRPGIKEKPPSLVSSSPPIRIRDLKEKMEAAQRSYISSDSSQKNKEQNFVKNKKKQLSVEDLGQSKDSFLHEGSEESKRVNSRRVRSKEKSVLLAVQAKANIQIKDKLTPVSNISPEKQKEIRDAKPGLLSGNMPSRQQKVEKKSSSRRPSEVLKPNHQKQNFVFLKDTEKFEPSFPDFKNRKESNLSVDYVDGRKVIKTVNKIVVNGVVTSRTANSVAADPVKPISSSKTKSSKTRRLIQRNTQFGGSVPLKSSSLKDEKSGKCNRASESNSKWDAMDKKSLDVVSFTFTSPIKKSGAGSNLCDPTSEVTCSVSPGLLSCKSDLRNSDASNSGFNGISGDALSVLLEQKLKELTSRVELSQQDSSEFSSSVNISTSVNLLNSLPVDEDVCQGQQETKNLNGCSSVNKPFLRGEKENKGLVDMDKEGSDGKIESQRHVSLQMSGSFASLPSFSGSSCYPFDFGRNVIMEGRMQCLSPESYEGTNWSLTGKSHLSECDVEISDTASSVSVGTLCETVTSSLYATDLKDTRFWELHYIKAIFESAESMLEDFALGQAAHTIIPPNIFSQLEDQLTDSNKLTEDHFVLERKLLFDRVNEYLETDIKIVIAGSCKTWAKQTALSYRKQWFAEELYREISRWQLADEVMVDELVDKDMSSKNGKWVDFGIEACEEGKEMEERILSSLVDDLIADFLS, encoded by the exons ATGAAAATGGAGGTTGAAAAGCGAGGAATAAAAGGTGGATTTTCTCAGTTGCTCGACTGGAACAGTAAATCTCGAAAGAAACTATTCTCTAGCAAACCTGAAGTACCTG ATGCCAAGAGTTCGAATCCAGTTAAGGAAAATTTTTGTGAGTCCGTGATTGCACGACCTCAGCCG GGACCAAAACATGGATTTGCTCCAAATACTAGAGTTCACATTGATGATCATAATGCTTCGTCAGTGACTGGTGATTTAGAAGCTGGAACAAAAGCACCTGGGGTAGTGGCACGTCTGATGGGACTGGATTCATTGCCCTCTACAAATTTTAATGATCCTTGTTGTACTCCTTTTATGGAGTCTCGCACTGTCAGAGTTTCGAGTTACTTGAGGGCTGTTCCTACATCTCAAAGCGAGCATGATATTGTAGTATTTGAGAATGTGCGAAACAAATTGGATGGACTAACTCAGAATCCTTTAGACCTGCGGATGCAGAAGGTTCACAGCCGACCAGTCGAAAGGTTTCAAAGTGAAGTTATGCCACCCAAATCTGCTAAACCTATATCCATTACTCATCACAGACTCTTATCTCCCATTAAAAGCCCTGGATTCATCCCACGTAAAAATGCAGTTTATATAATTGAGGCAGCTACCAAAATCATCGAACGAAGTCCACGGCCTGGCATTAAAGAAAAGCCGCCATCACTTGTGTCTTCATCTCCTCCAATTAGAATTCGGGACTTGAAGGAAAAGATGGAGGCTGCCCAGCGATCATATATATCATCTGATTCATCGCAGAAAAACAAAGAGCAAAATTTTGTTAAGAATAAGAAGAAACAACTTAGTGTTGAAGATCTGGGCCAATCAAAGGACAGCTTCCTGCACGAAGGTTCTGAAGAATCTAAAAGAGTTAACTCCCGAAGAGTAAGGAGCAAGGAAAAATCGGTCTTGCTTGCAGTCCAGGCAAAGGCCAACATTCAGATAAAGGATAAGTTAACTCCAGTTAGTAACATAAGTcctgagaagcagaaagaaatTCGTGATGCCAAACCTGGACTTCTCAGTGGGAATATGCCAAGTAGGCAACAGAAAGTGGAGAAGAAAAGTTCATCCAGAAGGCCTTCTGAGGTGCTCAAACCTAACCATCAGAAGCAGAATTTTGTATTTCTCAAAGACACAGAAAAATTTGAACCTTCATTTCCAGACTTTAAAAACAGAAAAGAGTCTAATTTGTCAGTTGATTATGTAGATGGGAGGAAGGTCATTAAGACTGTAAATAAAATTGTTGTTAATGGCGTTGTAACATCGAGGACAGCAAATTCAGTGGCTGCTGATCCCGTAAAACCAATTTCATCTTCAAAAACAAAATCTTCAAAGACAAGAAGATTAATCCAGCGGAATACTCAATTTGGTGGTAGTGTTCCTCTGAAATCATCGTCTTTAAAAGATGAAAAGTCTGGAAAGTGTAATAGAGCATCTGAAAGTAATTCTAAATGGGATGCAATGGACAAGAAAAGTTTGGATGTTGTGTCATTCACATTTACATCTCCAATCAAAAAGTCAGGTGCTGGTTCCAATTTATGTGATCCGACCTCAGAAGTTACTTGCTCTGTGTCTCCTGGTTTATTGTCATGCAAATCTGACTTGAGAAATTCTGATGCATCCAATTCAGGGTTTAATGGCATTAGTGGAGATGCTTTAAGTGTGCTTTTGGAACAAAAGCTCAAAGAATTAACATCTAGGGTTGAGTTGTCGCAGCAAGACTCGTCTGAGTTTTCTAGTTCTGTAAACATTAGTACCTCTGTCAATTTGTTGAATTCATTGCCAGTTGATGAAGATGTATGCCAAGGCCAACAGGAAACCAAGAACCTCAATGGTTGCTCTTCTGTCAACAAACCTTTCCTCAGAGGGGAGAAAGAAAACAAG GGACTAGTAGACATGGACAAGGAAGGTAGCGACGGCAAAATTGAAAGTCAGAGACATGTCAGTTTGCAAATGTCCGGTTCATTTGCCAGTCTGCCTTCTTTCTCAGGATCTAGCTGCTACCCGTTTGATTTTGGCAGAAATGTAATAATGGAAG GTAGAATGCAATGTTTATCCCCTGAATCTTATGAGGGGACGAATTGGAGCTTGACAGGGAAATCCCACCTATCTGAATGTGATGTGGAAATATCAGATACCGCCTCATCAGTCTCTGTGGGGACTCTATGTGAAACTGTTACTTCAAGCTTATATGCAACAGATTTGAAGGATACGCGATTCTGGGAGTTGCATTATATTAAAGCTATATTTGAAAGCGCAGAATCGATGCTAGAAGATTTTGCATTGGGACAAGCAGCTCACACGATCATACCTCCCAACATCTTTAGCCAGTTAGAGGATCAACTCACTGACTCAAACAAACTTACGGAAGATCATTTTGTTCTTGAACGTAAGCTACTGTTTGACCGTGTGAACGAATATCTGGAAACCGATATCAAGATAGTTATTGCTGGAAGTTGCAAAACCTGGGCTAAACAAACAGCACTTTCCTATAGGAAGCAATGGTTTGCTGAAGAATTGTACAGGGAAATATCAAGGTGGCAATTGGCAGATGAAGTGATGGTGGATGAGCTGGTAGACAAGGACATGAGTTCAAAAAATGGGAAATGGGTCGATTTCGGAATCGAAGCGTGTGAAGAAGGTAAAGAAATGGAGGAAAGAATATTGAGTTCTTTGGTTGATGACTTGATTGCTGATTTCTTATCCTGA